A genomic window from Arvicola amphibius chromosome 5, mArvAmp1.2, whole genome shotgun sequence includes:
- the Rcn1 gene encoding reticulocalbin-1, protein MARGGRLGLALGLLLALALTLRAKPTVRKERVVRPDSELGERPAEDNQSFQYDHEAFLGKEDSKTFDQLSPDESKERLGKIVDRIDSDGDGLVTTEELKVWIKRVQKRYIYDNVAKVWKDYDRDKDEKISWEEYKQATYGYYLGNPAEFQDSSDHHTFKKMLPRDERRFKASDLDGDLTATREEFTAFLHPEEFEHMKEIVVLETLEDIDKNGDGFVDQDEYIADMFSHEDNGPEPDWVLSEREQFNDFRDLNKDGKLDKDEIRHWILPQDYDHAQAEARHLVYESDKNKDEKLTKEEILDNWNMFVGSQATNYGEDLTKNHDEL, encoded by the exons ATGGCGCGCGGCGGCCGCCTGGGACTCGCCTTGGGGCTGCTGCTGGCGCTGGCGCTGACTCTGCGGGCCAAGCCCACGGTGCGCAAGGAGCGCGTGGTGCGGCCCGACTCGGAGCTGGGCGAGCGGCCGGCCGAGGACAACCAGAGCTTCCAGTACGATCACGAGGCCTTCCTGGGCAAAGAGGACTCCAAGACCTTCGATCAGCTCAGCCCGGACGAGAGCAAGGAGAGGCTGGG GAAAATTGTTGATCGGATTGACAGTGATGGGGATGGCTTGGTCACCACTGAGGAGCTGAAAGTTTGGATCAAACGGGTACAGAAAAGATACATCTATGATAATGTCGCTAAAGTCTGGAAGGATTATGATAGGGACAAAGACGAAAAGATCTCCTGGGAAGAATACAAGCAGGCTACCTACGGCTACTATCTAG GAAACCCcgctgagttccaagacagctctGACCATCACACCTTCAAAAAGATGCTGCCCCGGGACGAGAGAAGGTTTAAGGCCTCAGACCTCGATGGCGACCTGACAGCCACGCGGGAGGAGTTCACTGCCTTTCTGCACCCAGAGGAGTTTGAACACATGAAGGAAATTGTAGTTTTG GAAACGCTGGAGGACATTGACAAGAACGGGGATGGTTTTGTGGACCAGGACGAGTACATCG CGGACATGTTTTCCCACGAGGACAACGGCCCTGAGCCGGACTGGGTCTTGTCAGAACGGGAGCAGTTCAATGACTTCCGAGACCTGAACAAGGATGGGAAGCTGGACAAGGATGAGATCCGCCACTGGATCCTCCCGCAGGACTATGACCACGCACAGGCTGAGGCCCGACACCTGGTTTACGAGTCGGACAAAAACAAG GATGAGAAGCTAACCAAGGAGGAGATTCTAGACAACTGGAACATGTTTGTGGGAAGCCAAGCTACCAATTACGGGGAAGACCTCACAAAAAATCACGATGAACTTTGA